CGCGATTCCATCCCATCCGGAGCCCGAGACACTTATCAATGCCGGGGCCACAGTGTTCGACTCCACCTTGATGATCGATCAATGGTTCATTGAGCAGATGGACAGCACAGGGCTTCCGCACACCCGCGGATGCATCGCCCGCTTTCCGGCGTGGGATTCATCGGCGCTTTCGACCATGATCGCAAAAACGATCGAGTACGAGGACGACACCGCGACGGCATGGACGAAAAGAGTAATTTCTTTGGCAGATTTCGACTCTCTCGACGGCGGTTTTATTTTTGAGAGTGATGCGGCACAGCTTCGCTCTCGTTTCTGCACGGTGTGGAGCGACACGATCCCGGTCGATATCAGAGCATCCTCGCCGAACCACATCGACACAATGAGTTTCCTGAAACTCTGGGATGCGGGGGCTGCGATCGTATCGTATTGCGGCCATGCGAATCAGGTCGTCCTCTCGGCCACAGATTATTTCACGACCGCGGACGTCGATTCTCTCACCAACGGCAACCGGCTCCCCGTCTGTCTGTTTGGAGGATGCGACCTGACATACGACACGCGCCCGCCGATCTCGATTCCGACACACCTTCTTCAAAAAAGCAATGGCGGGGCCGTGGCAGTCATCTCCTCGGAGGGATTGAATTATGAGTGGCAAACCTATATGTTTTATGCCGCGATGGTCGATTCATTGATTGCAAAGAGGGAGCAGCCGATCGGCCCGGTTTTCGAGGAGGCAAAGCCAGATGCATACTGGTATGAGATGACAAAAAGATTTACGCTCCTTGGCGACCCCGCATTGGTCATCAAGCATCCCTCGGCAGCGACGGCTGTCCCAGTACGGCATGCGCAGCCCTCGAGTTTCGTCTTGGCGCAGAACTACCCCAACCCGTTCAATCCTTCAACAGTGATCAGTTACCAGCTGTCTGTGAACGGACGCGTAACGCTGATGGTGTATGATCTTCTCGGCAGGGAGGTAGCGAAACTGGTCGACGAAGAGAAGCGCCCCGGCTCGTATCGGGTGGTCTTTGACGGCTCGAGGTTGGCAAGCGGCGTTTATTTTTATCGCCTGACAGCTTCGGGCTTCACCGAGACAAAGAAGCTGATGCTCCTCAAATGACCCGATGAACGGAACATTTTCGACAGCGGGAACGCTGCCGCATCCGCTCACGCCGTCCTGTTCAGTTTCCGGTAAATGCTGAAATAGACGAGCGCTGCGTTTGCCAGCATCAGAGCGCTCGTCGTGAAAAAGACGTACCGCATCCCGAAGATCGATGCGATCTCCCCTCCCATTGACGCCCCCGCGAACGCACCTAAGTACGCAGCCGACATGCTGAACCCGAAGACTCTTCCCGCAAGTTCGTCGGGAGTGAGGCGCTTAATGAGCGTATTGACCGACGGGTTCAAACCGGCCGTGGCAAGTCCGAGCAGGAACCGGAGAGCGAGGAGCTGCCACGGGTCGCTGACGAACGCCTGCGGAATAAAAATGATTCCCGCCGCAACGAGGGCGACGAGCATCACCTTCTGAGGACCGATTTTGTCGGAGATTTTTCCGAGACGCGGCGCCGCCAGGATATTCGCCAGCCCCGACGCGGAGAAGACGAGCCCCGATACCAGGGCAACATGCTGGGCATCGGCGGAGAGCTGGCTGACGTAGATCGTCACGATCGGTTCGATGGAATAGAGTCCGAGCATCAGCATGAAATAGGTGGCAAAGACCGTGACCGTCAGCCTCTTGTGCGGAATGCTCTGCCACACCTGCGTTGCCCCCGGGGTCTTTTCGCTCGGGCGGACGAAGGTTTCCTTCACAAAAAAGAGGGTGGTAAGAAATGCGACCATCAGCAGTCCCCCCGTGATGAAGAAGATATACGGCAGACCGAGGCTCTCGGCGATGTATCCGCCGATCATCGGACCGAGGAGCGAACCGACGATGCTGGAAGTGGAGAGCGTCCCCAGCGCCCAGCCAGCGTGCTCTTTGTCCGTCTGCGTTGCGATGAGCGTAATGCAGGCGGTGGTGTAGCCGGTGATCGCTCCTTGCAGGAACCGGAGCTCAATGAGCTGGTAGACGTCCCTCACGAAGCCCATGCAGAAGAGGACGATCGCCATGCCGAGACTCGCGCGGAGGAGCATCGGCTTGCGTCCTACCCTGTCGGCGGCGTATCCCCAAACCGGGGAAAAAACCGCCGAGACAATGAACGTGATTCCGAACGCGATCCCGGAATATTGTTCGATCAGGTCGGTTCTCCCGACGCCAAGTTGTCTGATGTAGAGAGGCAGAACGGGAGCGAGCTGGCTCATGCCGACGCTGGTGACGAACATCCCAAACCAGCAGACGATCAGATTTCTTCTCCACATCGGCATGGACATCAGGCCGTGGTTCCGGAAAACCGGAGGGAAATATCGGAGGGTATTGTACGCATTTATATTTATGGTATAACAAAAGTGTGGTTTTGTCAAACGCGAGAACAAAATTAGAACCGATTAAGGCTGCGCAAGGGTCGGTGCACCGTAAATGGCGAGTTTTTTGTTTGCGTTTGAGCCATAGAAAACGTAGCTTTCTTTTGCTGTAGGAAGCGTTCCATTCTGATTTTTCCCCGACGGACACAACTTCTGTGTCTCAAAATTAACCGAAACACCCTGGCAGAGGCGACGGGCGATTGCGTTTACGGACCCCGGCCGGTGCTGGCCTATTCGTTCGCGAGAGCGGGCAGCAGGCGCAGTCTCCGGCTTTCCGAAGGAACGTCATTGTTCTGCCGCTGCAACAAGCAACCGGAAGACCATGATGATCAACCGCAGCAAATTCGACCGGCATTTCGAAGCGCGTTACGCAGTCATAGCCTTCAGCCTCGCTTTACCGGCACTTCTTGTTATCTCCTGCTCTGCTTCTCCCCAGAGATCGAGCGAACCGCTGAGAATCGAGCTCTACTCGGGCGGCGGTTTCGTAGGACTCTACTCGGGCATTGAGATCACTGACGATGGCTGGGCCCGCCGGTGGAAGCGTATCGGAATGGGTGAACGGGAGTATTCGGACAGCACGACCCTTTCGATCGAGACGCTCCGCTCCCTTGACTCGCTTCTCACGAGCCGGGAATTGTTCGAGACCAAGTACGAACGGACGGGAAATATTTCCACGATTCTGGATGTTGAGAAGGGACCGAAGTCGTTGCACGTTTCGTTTGCGGGAAAAGAAGTTCCCGCAGAATTACCTTCAAGCCTGAAAACACTCATACAAACTGTCAAGACTTCCATCAAATAATAGGAAAGGGTTTGACGATGAAAACCCCCATTACCGGTGTTATCGGAGGTTTGGTATTCCTGATAGGGGTACACAGCGCGGACGGGCAGCAACTCGTAAAACAGTTAAAGACCGCCGTCCCGGCACGCGAGTCAATAGGGAGTGCGCAAAGGGCATCCGTTGATGCACAAACACCGGCTGCCAAACTTAAAGCACTCCTGGGCAAGAAAGCTCTGCCGGCAATTTCACCCCGCGTCCAAAACACTGCGAAGAACTCGGCCCCGGCCGCGAATCGAATCGGCCTGACGGCGCCGAGCGCCGTCGTTGCCGCAAAGGATGAGGGAATAAGGATGATCGTCGATAAGGAATCGGGGACTCCTCTCTATCTAAAGGAAACAACCCTTCCCCGTTCGGCGACAACTTCAGTCTCATCGGCAGGAAGCGCAACCGGAGAGGCGTACCGGTTCATCAACGACAAGAAAGCCTTGCTTCAGATCGATTCTCCGAGCGCGGAATTCGAAGTCTCAAACGTCATGCAGGATGAGCTGGGCATGACACACGTAAAAATGAAACAGACAAGCCATGGGATAGATGTCTGGGGAAAAGAAATGATCGTCCACATCGGCAGGGAGGGAACCGCCGCTTCGCTCACCGGACGCATCGCGCCAACCAGAAGCGCGGCTGTGCAGGTGAATCCGAGCATAACGAAAGAAGCGGCCGTGAATACGGTGCTCGCGGACATGCGGCGGAACCGTCCCATAAGAACGTTGCCGAATCGAATGCAATCATTGCTCGGCTATGCGGGACCTGCAGCGAAGGAGGTGATCTGGTTTGACAAGGACCAGACCGCTCACCTGACCTGGCACGTGGAGGCGCGCAACGGTATGACCGAAGACTGGTATTACTTTGTGGATGCAACCAATGGGAAAATCCTCGACCGGTACAATAACGTTTGCTCTGACGGCCCGACGACTGCCAACGGGACAGACCTGAACGGCGTCACACGGTCGTTTGGAACTGTTCTTACAAACAGCGTTTATTACATGATCGATGCATCGGAGCCGATGTTCGTCAGTGCACAGACCCATTTTCCCGACTCAGTTGCAGGGGCCCTGCAGTGCTTCGACCTGCAGAATCATGATGTCGGCATGCCGCTCTATTATGTGGCCTCTCTCAATAATGCATGGAACGATCCTGCGACCGTGTCGGCGCACTTCAATGGGATCACGACATACAATTTCTACAGGACAACGTTCGGCCGGAACTCGATCGACGACGCGGGAATGTCGATCTATTCGATCGTCCACGTTACCGAGGACAGCACGGCGCTCGACAATGCCTTCTGGAACGGGCTTTTCATGTGCTACGGCGACGGGGCGACTTACTTCAAGCCACTCGCCGGCGGACTTGACGTTGCGGCACATGAGATGACGCACGGGGTCACGCAGCATACCGCGAACCTTTTGTATCAAGGACAATCGGGGGCGCTGAACGAATCGATGTCGGACGTGTTTGCTACACTGGTGGACACGTTGAATTGGACCATCGGAGAACAGATCATCAAGGATCTGAGCACATTCCCTTCCGGCGCACTGAGGGATCTCTCCAATCCGCACAACGGAGGTTCGGAGGGATCGGCCGCCTGGCAGCCTGCGATCATGAGCGAATTCGGGAACACCGACGAGGACAATGGAGGCGTTCACCTGAACAGCGGGATCCCGAATCACGCCTTTTACCTGGTCGCCTCGTCGATCGGGAGGCACGAGGCCGGACAAATATGGTACAGGGCGTTGACGGTCTATCTGACCCGCAGCGCGCAATTTCTCGATGCGCGCATCGCCACGGCAGAAGCGGCCTCCGATCTTTTTGGAACCGGGAGCAACGAAGTGACCGTCGTGAAAAATTCATGGGATGCCGTCGGGGTCCTTGAAGGAACCCCCCCGTCCGGACCGCCGGCAACGCACCTTCAGGGGCAGGATTGGATCATCGCCGTGAACACCGACCCGGGGGATCCGAACTCGATCTATGTCGCCAAGCCCCTCCCCGGCGCATCGGGAGGTTTATCGCCGCTCACGACCACGTTGGTGCTCAACCGGCCGGCGGTGACCGATACATCGGGGCTCATCGTCTTCGTCGACTCCGATAACGACCTCCGCGCCATCACCTCCAACCCGAGTTCGCCGCAGGAAACGCTGGTCGACACCCAGCATGTCTGGTGGAGCGTAGCGATCGGCCCCGGGTCGAGCAGCCTCGCGCTGACCACCAAGTTCGTCGATACCTCGATCTATTATTTTGACCTTACCAATTCCGCCAACGACAAAAAGTTCACGATCACTACGCCGTCGTACGACGGCACAAATACGAACACTGCCCTCTACGCCGACGCGATGTCGTTTGATCCGTCGGGGAGGTATCTGTTGTACGACGTGTTCAACCAGGTGACGAATCAAACCGGCGCACAAATTGGATACTGGACCATCAATGTGCTGGATGTTGAATCGGGAACGATCCAGAGCATCTTCCCGCCGCTGCCGGAGGGGGTGAGCGTCGGCAATCCATCGTATTCAAAGGCTTCGCCGAACAGGTTCCTCTTCGACTATGTCGATTCCAAAGCGAACCGGTATGCGGTCATGGCGGCGGATTTCAACACCGGCGATGTGGGGATCGTCGCCGATTCGAACGGCGCCATAGGGTACCCCACATATTCGGGGGACGATAAGACGGTGGCCTACCACACTCTCACGAATTTCGAATCCGCCGAGCATGATGCAATCCAGCTAATGCCGATGCAGGGCGACTACCTCAACGGGACACACAACCCTGAATCGTATGTGGTGGACGCCACATTTCCCGTCTGGTTTGTCGTGGGGAGCAGGGTCACCGCGGTGGAAGAACCTCCTGTCCTGATCAGAGACTTTGTATTGGAAAACAACTTTCCGAACCCATTCAACCCAAGCACGACCATTCGTTTTGTTCTTCCTGAGCGGAGCCGCGTTCGGCTGTCAGTCTTCAACGCTCTTGGACAACAGGTTGCCGGATTGGTAAATGAGGAAATGAATGCCGGAACGTACGAGAGGACATGGAACGGATCGAACTGTTCAAGCGGAATCTATTTTTATCGCCTTGAAGCCGGAACCTTCGTACAGACAAAAAAACTCATCCTCCTGAAGTAGACGACATTCTAGTTTTTTCTCAAGCCCAGCCAGCAATGTCTGGGCTTTTTTATGCTCCTCTTATCTTCAATCGTTCAATCTGCATTTTTTGGCCCCGCGCGTCAATGCGTCAAAGGAACTTCATTCTTGATTTTGCAGTTATTGGAGCAGAACGCTGTTTCCTTTTCTTAAACTCTGTTGCCATAATTCCATCGCTTTTCATTCACTCCATTGACAATTCCCCTTTCGGTTTGTAAATTTTATTGTAGCCTGGAAAATTAAAGATTCTGCAGGACGAAATTTCTTTTCTGCATCGTAGCCTTCGGGAGAAGCTTAAGCGCAGCAGTCCATTATGACCAAAATTCTCGTCATCGACGACGAAGATTCCCTCCGGGAAACGACCATCGCAATACTTCGCGCCAGCGGCTTTGATGCGCTCGGCGCAAAGAACGGCGCCGACGGCATTGAGATCGCGCGGACATCCCTTCCCGACCTGATCATTTGCGACATTCGTATGGAGCTGGTGAACGGGTACCAGATGCTGACCGCCATCAGGAACGATTCGGTGACGGCGACGATCCCGTTCATCCTCATGACGAGCAACCCGGACCGCGGCGGCATGCGGCAGGGTATGGAGCTGGGAGCGGACGATTATTTGCCCAAGCCGTTTTCCCCAGCCGAGCTCGTCTCCACAGTCGCCGCGCGATTGAAAAAGCACCGGCTGATAGCCGAGCGGGCCGAAAGAAAACTCGACGAGCTCCGGTCGAGGATGAGCACCGCTATCCCGCACGAACTCCGCACGCCCCTCAACGGCATCCTCGGATTTGCCGACATCATGCGCAAGGACTACAACAACCTGCAGCCGCAAGAGATCGCAAAGATGTCCGAGCGGATCTACAGAAACGGCAGGCGCCTTCTTCGGCTCGTCGAAAATTATCTGATCTACGCGCAGATCGGTACGCAGCAGACCGACAAGCGTCAGCAGGAACTCCTCCTCCACAGCAGCACCGACGTCGCGAACATCATCGAGGAGCTTGCCCGGGAAAAGGCCCTCGAAAGCAACCGTGTCGACGACCTCGACCTGCACCTTGTCCCCGGCTCGGTGGCGATTTCGTCCCAGTACTTCGCAAAGATCGTCGAAGAGATCGGCGACAACGCCTTCCGGTACTCGACGAAAGGAACGCCGGTATACTTCGGCACCGTCACCGAGGGAAATTCGTTAATGATGGTGGTCATCGACCGCGGGCGCGGGATGACCGGCGAGCAGATCGAGAACATCGGCGCTTACGTGCAGTTCAACCGAAAGCAGTATGAACAGCAGGGCTCCGGGCTCGGCCTGACCGTCGCGAAACAGCTGATCGAGATGCATGGGGGAAGCCTCAGCATTCAGAGCGATTTTGGACACGGGACCACCGTAACCATCCGCCTCCCTCTTTCGGCATCCCAGAAACCCCGCGCCTGAACGAGGCTCAGAAATTCCATCCCCGTCTTGCCCTTCGCCTCCCCATTACTTACTTTTATTCGATGAATACTTCAGATGTCTTGGCGGCGTTCCATCCCCTTGTCCGCTCCTGGTTCGTACAATCGTTCGGCGAACCGAGCCCTCCGCAACAACTGGGCTGGCCCTCCATTGCGGCAGGAAATAACACCCTCATCGTCGCCCCGACCGGCTCCGGAAAAACGCTCTCCGCTTTTCTCTGGTGCATCAATCACCTGGTCGAAGAAAATTTGGCCGCGGCAAAGAACGGCCACAGGGGAGAAAAAGAACGTTCCGCCGGCGTGCGCGTCCTCTATATCTCCCCCCTTAAGGCGCTCAACAACGACATCCATCGCAACCTCGAACTTCCCCTCAAAGGTATTCAGGACGCAGCGGTTTCACAATCGGTCCAGCTCGCAAAACTTCGGAGCGCCGTCCGCACGGGAGATACGACTCAAGCGGAGCGTGCTGCGATCCTGAAAAATCCCCCCGACATTTTGATCACGACGCCGGAGTCGCTCTATCTTATGCTCTCGTCGCAGAGGGCGAGAAAAATTTTCGCTTCCGTCCGCTACGTTATCGTGGACGAGATCCATTCCATCAGCGGGAACAAGCGCGGAGTACATTTATCATTGTCGCTGGAGCGGCTGGAACGGGCGACAGCGAATTCTTTCGTGCGGATCGGATTGTCGGCGACACAGCGGCCGTTGGAAACGATCGCCCGGTTCCTGGGGGGACAGGAATGGAAGAACGGACAACTGATCTCCCGCGCCGTAACGATCGTCGACGCCGGCTACAAGAAGAAAATGGACCTCCAGGTGAACTGCGTCGCGCAGGATTTTTCCGACCTTCCGACCGACAGCATCTGGACCCTGATCTTCCCCCGGCTCATCGATGAGATCTACCGGCACA
Above is a genomic segment from Bacteroidota bacterium containing:
- a CDS encoding C25 family cysteine peptidase, which produces MKKICLLILFISILPGRTIAGDLKDTTNRADYILIAPASSCAAAETLAAFRRAKNGLATMVVELDTIYAQFGGGTTPDTALKSFVQYSLSNWSDPKPQFFVLAGNTDAIPSHPEPETLINAGATVFDSTLMIDQWFIEQMDSTGLPHTRGCIARFPAWDSSALSTMIAKTIEYEDDTATAWTKRVISLADFDSLDGGFIFESDAAQLRSRFCTVWSDTIPVDIRASSPNHIDTMSFLKLWDAGAAIVSYCGHANQVVLSATDYFTTADVDSLTNGNRLPVCLFGGCDLTYDTRPPISIPTHLLQKSNGGAVAVISSEGLNYEWQTYMFYAAMVDSLIAKREQPIGPVFEEAKPDAYWYEMTKRFTLLGDPALVIKHPSAATAVPVRHAQPSSFVLAQNYPNPFNPSTVISYQLSVNGRVTLMVYDLLGREVAKLVDEEKRPGSYRVVFDGSRLASGVYFYRLTASGFTETKKLMLLK
- a CDS encoding multidrug efflux MFS transporter, which encodes MPMWRRNLIVCWFGMFVTSVGMSQLAPVLPLYIRQLGVGRTDLIEQYSGIAFGITFIVSAVFSPVWGYAADRVGRKPMLLRASLGMAIVLFCMGFVRDVYQLIELRFLQGAITGYTTACITLIATQTDKEHAGWALGTLSTSSIVGSLLGPMIGGYIAESLGLPYIFFITGGLLMVAFLTTLFFVKETFVRPSEKTPGATQVWQSIPHKRLTVTVFATYFMLMLGLYSIEPIVTIYVSQLSADAQHVALVSGLVFSASGLANILAAPRLGKISDKIGPQKVMLVALVAAGIIFIPQAFVSDPWQLLALRFLLGLATAGLNPSVNTLIKRLTPDELAGRVFGFSMSAAYLGAFAGASMGGEIASIFGMRYVFFTTSALMLANAALVYFSIYRKLNRTA
- a CDS encoding M4 family metallopeptidase: MKTPITGVIGGLVFLIGVHSADGQQLVKQLKTAVPARESIGSAQRASVDAQTPAAKLKALLGKKALPAISPRVQNTAKNSAPAANRIGLTAPSAVVAAKDEGIRMIVDKESGTPLYLKETTLPRSATTSVSSAGSATGEAYRFINDKKALLQIDSPSAEFEVSNVMQDELGMTHVKMKQTSHGIDVWGKEMIVHIGREGTAASLTGRIAPTRSAAVQVNPSITKEAAVNTVLADMRRNRPIRTLPNRMQSLLGYAGPAAKEVIWFDKDQTAHLTWHVEARNGMTEDWYYFVDATNGKILDRYNNVCSDGPTTANGTDLNGVTRSFGTVLTNSVYYMIDASEPMFVSAQTHFPDSVAGALQCFDLQNHDVGMPLYYVASLNNAWNDPATVSAHFNGITTYNFYRTTFGRNSIDDAGMSIYSIVHVTEDSTALDNAFWNGLFMCYGDGATYFKPLAGGLDVAAHEMTHGVTQHTANLLYQGQSGALNESMSDVFATLVDTLNWTIGEQIIKDLSTFPSGALRDLSNPHNGGSEGSAAWQPAIMSEFGNTDEDNGGVHLNSGIPNHAFYLVASSIGRHEAGQIWYRALTVYLTRSAQFLDARIATAEAASDLFGTGSNEVTVVKNSWDAVGVLEGTPPSGPPATHLQGQDWIIAVNTDPGDPNSIYVAKPLPGASGGLSPLTTTLVLNRPAVTDTSGLIVFVDSDNDLRAITSNPSSPQETLVDTQHVWWSVAIGPGSSSLALTTKFVDTSIYYFDLTNSANDKKFTITTPSYDGTNTNTALYADAMSFDPSGRYLLYDVFNQVTNQTGAQIGYWTINVLDVESGTIQSIFPPLPEGVSVGNPSYSKASPNRFLFDYVDSKANRYAVMAADFNTGDVGIVADSNGAIGYPTYSGDDKTVAYHTLTNFESAEHDAIQLMPMQGDYLNGTHNPESYVVDATFPVWFVVGSRVTAVEEPPVLIRDFVLENNFPNPFNPSTTIRFVLPERSRVRLSVFNALGQQVAGLVNEEMNAGTYERTWNGSNCSSGIYFYRLEAGTFVQTKKLILLK
- a CDS encoding hybrid sensor histidine kinase/response regulator, yielding MTKILVIDDEDSLRETTIAILRASGFDALGAKNGADGIEIARTSLPDLIICDIRMELVNGYQMLTAIRNDSVTATIPFILMTSNPDRGGMRQGMELGADDYLPKPFSPAELVSTVAARLKKHRLIAERAERKLDELRSRMSTAIPHELRTPLNGILGFADIMRKDYNNLQPQEIAKMSERIYRNGRRLLRLVENYLIYAQIGTQQTDKRQQELLLHSSTDVANIIEELAREKALESNRVDDLDLHLVPGSVAISSQYFAKIVEEIGDNAFRYSTKGTPVYFGTVTEGNSLMMVVIDRGRGMTGEQIENIGAYVQFNRKQYEQQGSGLGLTVAKQLIEMHGGSLSIQSDFGHGTTVTIRLPLSASQKPRA